A window from Microbacterium ginsengiterrae encodes these proteins:
- a CDS encoding class I adenylate-forming enzyme family protein yields MDQIGRVLVAGAQQHPERVLLKTTDGLTRTYAEFDERTTRLANSLLGAGFSPGDRIAAWSGTRPQYLELYFAVAKAGLVLVPVNSLFTEHEASFQLGDSGAVALFYEADKADKARSLADEHGLRLLPEFGDWHAADSEYETFLAGGSVVLPPEPDENALFVISYTSGTTGRPKGAMVTHRSLKNTARNHAHSYRTPLGSVCLYYSNMSFVATVLGLLISHVFVRGTIVMMIDVDGPESVMEAIGREKITFTFVPTPWIPAMTELARQHPDKWQQVRTFVHSTSKAPPAQMRRWAEVVGHRYLEGWGMTEGSGSLFTVTDVDSVLKGADADDFYASAGRAAIDCGVRIVDENGEDLPHDGVSVGELVVYSPALVVGYWNRDEITAQSFRDGWFYSGDLGAMDAQGFVYVTERRNDLIVSGGMNVYPSEVEACIAEMPEVSEVAVVGGPHERWGQTPVAFIVRNTDAVLDEQAIVSHCTQYLARYKRPTSVRFVEDLPRNASQKVLRHVLRKQLES; encoded by the coding sequence GTGGATCAGATTGGACGCGTACTCGTCGCGGGGGCTCAGCAGCACCCGGAGCGGGTGCTGTTGAAGACGACAGACGGGCTGACTCGCACGTATGCGGAGTTCGACGAGCGCACGACGCGACTTGCGAACTCGCTGCTGGGCGCCGGGTTCTCCCCCGGGGACAGGATCGCCGCATGGTCCGGAACCCGCCCGCAGTACCTGGAGCTGTATTTCGCGGTCGCCAAAGCCGGTCTGGTGCTCGTGCCTGTCAACTCGCTCTTCACCGAGCACGAGGCGTCATTCCAGCTCGGAGACTCGGGGGCGGTTGCGCTCTTCTACGAGGCGGACAAGGCGGACAAAGCGCGCTCTCTCGCGGACGAGCACGGTCTGCGTCTCCTCCCTGAGTTCGGCGACTGGCACGCGGCGGACAGCGAGTACGAGACCTTCCTCGCTGGAGGATCGGTTGTGCTGCCCCCCGAACCGGACGAGAACGCACTCTTCGTCATCTCATACACCAGTGGCACGACAGGGCGCCCGAAGGGGGCCATGGTCACACACCGCTCTTTGAAGAACACTGCGCGGAACCACGCCCACTCCTATCGCACGCCGCTCGGCAGCGTCTGCCTGTACTACTCGAACATGTCCTTCGTCGCCACGGTGCTGGGACTGCTCATCTCGCACGTCTTCGTGCGCGGAACGATCGTGATGATGATCGACGTCGACGGACCCGAGTCCGTCATGGAGGCGATCGGGCGCGAGAAGATCACCTTCACATTCGTGCCGACCCCGTGGATCCCAGCCATGACCGAATTGGCGAGGCAGCATCCCGACAAGTGGCAGCAGGTGCGCACCTTCGTGCATTCGACCTCGAAGGCGCCGCCCGCCCAGATGCGACGCTGGGCGGAGGTCGTCGGACACCGCTACCTCGAGGGGTGGGGGATGACGGAGGGTTCCGGGAGCCTTTTCACCGTCACGGACGTCGACTCCGTGTTGAAGGGGGCGGACGCCGACGATTTCTATGCGTCCGCGGGCCGCGCCGCCATCGACTGCGGAGTCCGCATCGTCGACGAGAACGGCGAGGACCTCCCGCACGATGGTGTCAGCGTCGGCGAGCTGGTGGTTTACTCTCCTGCCCTCGTTGTCGGCTACTGGAACCGCGACGAGATCACTGCGCAGTCGTTCCGCGACGGATGGTTCTACAGCGGTGATCTCGGAGCGATGGATGCACAGGGCTTCGTTTACGTCACTGAGCGACGGAATGATCTGATCGTCAGTGGTGGAATGAACGTCTATCCGTCGGAGGTCGAGGCCTGCATCGCTGAGATGCCAGAGGTGTCCGAGGTCGCGGTCGTCGGCGGCCCGCACGAGCGCTGGGGACAGACGCCCGTAGCCTTCATCGTTCGGAACACGGACGCGGTGCTGGACGAGCAGGCGATCGTCAGCCACTGCACGCAGTATCTGGCACGGTACAAGCGTCCGACGAGCGTGCGCTTCGTCGAGGATCTGCCGCGCAACGCGAGTCAGAAGGTGCTGCGACACGTACTG
- a CDS encoding DUF3237 domain-containing protein, translated as MELVHFAKLTAKPNSKPDFAGLTPLGQRVVVGVTEGSLVGDRIAAAQRGDSAADWLTIGPDGTAIPDVRMALKTEDGAFLYMEYRGRGDASAGIDGSTMYTAITFETADPRYTWLNSSLFVGKGSIDIAAGIVAYDVYQVR; from the coding sequence ATGGAACTGGTTCATTTCGCGAAGTTGACCGCAAAGCCGAACTCGAAGCCGGACTTCGCCGGGCTGACGCCGCTGGGACAGCGCGTCGTGGTGGGCGTGACGGAGGGATCGCTCGTCGGCGACCGCATCGCCGCCGCGCAGCGAGGCGATTCCGCGGCGGATTGGCTGACCATCGGCCCAGACGGTACAGCCATCCCGGACGTGAGGATGGCTCTCAAGACCGAGGACGGTGCCTTCCTCTACATGGAGTACCGAGGTCGCGGCGATGCCTCTGCCGGAATCGACGGATCGACGATGTATACCGCGATCACGTTCGAGACGGCCGATCCGCGCTATACCTGGCTAAACAGCTCATTGTTCGTGGGCAAGGGGTCGATTGACATCGCCGCCGGAATCGTCGCGTACGACGTCTATCAGGTGCGCTGA
- a CDS encoding thiolase family protein — protein sequence MREAVVRGVGMTPMGRFEETSLKELAASAIDEAMKDAGVTFDDIQAVFFGNVGAGIMHGQNSIRGETVTHHMGAGVMAVNNVENACATGANAMHLGWSSVAGGQYDTVLVVGAEKLYSQDKAKSFEVFMGGMDVDFRDYGEGAGVTRSPFIDRYAKVADFLIRERGVSVENFAQVAAKAHANGALNPLAQRRTPRTVEEILAARHVLGPLTVLMCSPVGDGAAAAVITRGDLDRRNGDVQILASQLRSLPADASGPSDSHEFSAQAAWEQSGLGPEDMDFAELHDATAPGEIVSWVESGLCPAGDEVKWAETGHTTLGGQMPVNPSGGLVARGHPIGATGMAQVYEAVTQLRGGAGQRQIADARRAFVQCGGGLIKGTTAVSAAHILGI from the coding sequence ATGAGAGAAGCGGTGGTCCGGGGCGTCGGCATGACGCCAATGGGGCGGTTCGAGGAGACAAGCCTGAAAGAGCTTGCCGCATCGGCGATCGATGAGGCCATGAAGGACGCCGGCGTCACCTTCGACGACATCCAGGCGGTATTCTTCGGCAACGTCGGCGCCGGCATCATGCACGGTCAGAACTCGATCCGCGGGGAGACGGTGACCCACCATATGGGGGCGGGCGTCATGGCGGTCAACAATGTCGAGAACGCCTGCGCGACCGGAGCCAACGCCATGCACCTCGGGTGGAGTTCCGTGGCGGGCGGTCAGTATGACACTGTTCTCGTCGTCGGCGCAGAGAAGCTCTACTCGCAGGACAAGGCGAAGAGCTTCGAGGTGTTCATGGGAGGCATGGACGTCGACTTCAGAGACTACGGCGAGGGTGCCGGCGTCACCCGCAGCCCATTCATCGACCGCTATGCGAAGGTGGCTGACTTCCTGATCCGCGAGCGCGGTGTCTCCGTCGAGAACTTCGCGCAGGTTGCGGCGAAGGCTCATGCGAACGGGGCGCTCAACCCGCTTGCGCAGCGCCGGACCCCCCGCACGGTCGAAGAGATACTCGCGGCACGACATGTTCTCGGACCGCTCACCGTGCTGATGTGCTCCCCTGTGGGCGACGGTGCGGCGGCAGCCGTGATCACTCGGGGTGACCTCGACAGGCGGAACGGGGACGTTCAGATCCTCGCATCGCAGCTGCGCTCACTCCCTGCCGACGCATCCGGCCCGTCCGACTCGCACGAATTCTCAGCCCAGGCTGCGTGGGAGCAGTCTGGGCTGGGACCCGAGGACATGGACTTCGCCGAGCTGCACGATGCCACCGCTCCGGGAGAGATCGTCTCCTGGGTGGAGTCGGGCTTGTGCCCGGCCGGCGATGAGGTCAAGTGGGCGGAGACCGGTCACACGACACTCGGTGGGCAGATGCCCGTCAACCCCTCCGGAGGGCTGGTGGCCCGAGGGCATCCGATCGGTGCGACCGGGATGGCCCAGGTGTACGAGGCGGTGACGCAACTCCGCGGCGGTGCGGGACAGCGGCAGATCGCTGACGCCCGTCGTGCGTTCGTGCAGTGCGGCGGCGGTCTGATCAAGGGAACGACTGCGGTGTCCGCCGCTCACATCCTCGGTATTTGA